The Microbacterium schleiferi genome contains the following window.
GGCGGCGTCACTGACATCATGCGGGCCTTCGCGGAGCGGATCGCCGCGGGAGACGCCGAAGCCGCGCAGGCTCTCGCCCAGATCGAGAACGCTCCCGGATGGGACGGCAACGACCGCTCCGCGCTCGGGGATGAGATCTACAACACCGTCCTCGGAGAGAACAAGTGAGCTCCGCAGACGCCATCACCGGCAGCATCCCCGCATCGGCCGATAATCTCCCGGCCACCGTGTTCGAAGCGACCGCACACAACGCTGACCGTGCCTTCGAAGCGGCGATCACCCCGCTCGTTCCCCTCCTACTGCGCTACTTCACGCGCCGCGTCACACCCGCCGACGACGCAGCCGACTGCACGTCGGAAACGCTTCTGGCCCTGTGGCGCCACCGCTCACGGCTGCCACAGTCCGAGGAAGAACGCCGCGCGTGGGCTTACGGGATCGCCCGAAAGGTGCTCGCCAACCACCAGCGTGGCCGCGTCCGACGCGCAATCGCAGACGATGCACTTCGCGCCGCGGCAGCCGTACCGGTTGCCCCCGTGCCCGATGAAGCCTTCACGGCCGCGGAGGCACTCACTCTGCTCACACCGCGTGACCAGGAACTGGTGCGCCTCGTCGTGTGGGAGGAACTCTCCGTCGCGGATGCCGGCCGAGCGCTCGGCATCCGCCCGGGAACAGCACGAACCCGCTACTCACGGGCACTCAGCCGGCTCCGCGAGACATACGCGATCCTCGACCAGTCCTGACCGTCTCGCCCGCGCCACGTGGCAAGAACCTAGGACTCCGACCTGATCCGCTCTGGCTGGTTGCCGCTCGTCGTGGAGTTGGTCCGACGCCCCGCAGTCAGCCAGAGCGCGGGGCCGACGACCGGAACGAAGAGGATCAGGAGGGCCCAGAGCAGCAGCAGTCCGGCCGGCAGCCGCCCGGCGGAGCGGACAAGCGCAATCAGCGCCACGACTGTCAGCGCGAGGGCAACGGCCGCGATCGCCGACCACGCGATGTCATATGCGGCGGGGAGGAGCGGATTGTGCGCGGCCATGCCTCGAACCTAGCCCGTTCCCGCGTCAGCGCTGCGCGTCGCGCGGCGGATTGTGCATGAACTCGATGCGGATGCCGTTGGCGTCCTCGACGAAGGATGCGTAGTAGCGGTCGGTGAACCGTGGATAGGTCTTCGGGTCGCGCACGGGCGTCCAGCCGGCGCCGACTGCGATCTCGTGGAGGCGGTCGACCTCGTCTCGGGAGGCCACCGCAAACGCCAGATGCTGCCAGCCGACCCGGCCGTGGCGGTGCGGACCCGTACCGGGCTCGCGCGCCGGGTAGAAGATGAGCTCGGACTCGCCCGGGCACGTCCAGAACACGATGCTGTCGGCATCCGATCGGGTGTACCCGAGCGCGAGCAGCACGGGCTCGAACTGGCTCGCCGCGGCGGGGACATCGTCGACAGTCAGGGCGATGTGGTCAAGCAGCGGCATGATCACGCCTCCCGGAGGATCTTCGACATCGCCTTGCCCTTGGCGAGTTCGTCGATGAGCTTGTCGAGGTATCGGATCTTCTGCATCAACGGATCCTCGATCTCTTCGACACGCACACCGCACACGACGCCGGTGATCGCCGAGACACGAGGGTTGAGCTCGGCATCCGCAAAGAACTCCTCGAACGTCGTCTGCTCGTCGCGGTGGCGCTCCAGCTCGCCCTCGTCGAAGCCGGTGAGCCACTCGATGATCTCGTCGACCTCCGCCTTCGTGCGTCCTTTGCGTTCGGCCTTCGCGACATAGAGGGGGTAGACCGAGGCGAAACTCGTCGTGAAGATGCGGTGCATGGTCAGATCGTAGACGCTCGGCTACCGGCGTCCCGAGGAGAAGACGACGGGAACGCCGAGCCATTCCCCGAGGTCGCGAATCTCTGCATCCACCATCTCCCGCTCCTCGTCGTCGAACGGGATCAGTTCATGGACCGCCGCCACGACGAGGCTCTCCTTCTTCTTGTCGAGCTCGGCATCCAGCAGACCGGCAAAGCGGTCACCGATGAGAATCGGATACACGAAGTAGCCGTAGATGCGCTGCGCCTTCGGCTTGAACTGTTCGAGGATGAACTCGAAGTCGAACAGTTCCACAAGCCGCGGCCGGTCGGTGAGCATCCGGTCGTAGGGGTTGAGGATCGCGACCCGACCCCCGGATCGTCATCGAGCGCGGCGAGCGCCTCAGGATCGACGCGCCACCTCCATGCACTGCCCTCCACCTCGGCAGATTCGCCGACGGTTCCGACGGGCGTCCACGACGACTTCTGCCGCGCAATCCCCGCTGCTTGCAGGCGTCGCTCCTGAAGACGGAGTTCGGCTTCCTCGACCGACACGACGCCAGCATCCTTGCCGTACAGCCGCTCCCCGAGATCCCAGACCCGCAGTCTGCCCTCGCGACCGACAACGGCCACCTCGCCCAGAACACCGAGCAGTTCCAGCATCCGCGGTACCTGATTCGAGCCGTACCAGCCGCTTTCGGTGCCGCGCTGCACGACGCTGGTGTCGGGGATCGCGGATGCCAGCAGCGGCCCCTCCGCGCGAAGTCGCGCGATGACATCACGACGGAACGCGTCGTTCGCGGCAAGGTACTCGCGCGAGGCGGCCCGCAGCTGTCGCGCACGCATCAGGGGGACCATGTGCGGCATGAGGCTCGAGGCGTAGAAGTGGCCGTCGAACTCAAACAGCGTCCGATCGTCTTCGACCGCCTTCTTCAGCTGGCCGGGTTCGTAGCCCCACCCGATGCGAGACCAGAACGCCGCCTGTTCGGCGGTTGTGATCGTCGCTGTCGGATCGATCTTGATACTGCCGAGCTGCTCGGCGACTTCGACGACATCGCCTGGACGGTCGGCATCCAGCAACTGGGCACGCACCGCGATCCGGCGCGCCTCGTCCCGACTGAGGCGATGCATGTCGCGAGCGTACTCCGCGCCGCCGACATCATCGTCCCTCGTCACGATCGCGAGCACCGCCCTCCTCGGGGGCACGAGCGCCGCGGCGGGCTCAGTGAGCGCCGAGAACCATGTACTTCTCCGGCGAGCGCACGCCCTCGAATCCGAACTGCGCGTACAGACCATGAGCGTCAGCTGTGGCAAGCATCACCCGGCGCACGCCGAGCGGTTCGACATCTGCGACCACGCCGGCCATGAGCGTCTTTCCGACACCGCTGCCTCGGACCTCGGGAGAGACGAACACATCGCACAACCAGGCAAAGGTTGCGCCATCCGTCACGATCCGCGCGTATCCCAGCTGCGCACCGGTCTCGGTGTCGTAGACGCCGTAGTTGCGAGAGTTATCGATCGCGACATCCTGCTGCTCGCGCGTGCGGCCCCGGGCCCAGTACGACAGGTCGCTCAGCCAGTGGTGAACCGTGACCCGATCAACTCGACGGGGATCGGCGGAGAACTCGTAGGTGGACACGGGGATATTCTCCCCGAACCCGCCTCGCGGATGAGCCCGGGCCGCACCGCCCGCCGGGCGGATCTGCGTCAGTGCGCAGCCTCGGGCTCGCGCTGAGCCCGCGCGAGCAACCGAACACCCCAGATCGCGCCTGCCCCGGCGATCGCGAAGACGACGAAGCTCCACGCGGGCGCTCCCGCTGCCTCATTCAGCAGCAGGATGCCGAGAGCCACGGCGACGCACGGATCGACCACGGTGAGCCCGGCCACGACTGTCTGCGGGTTGTTGTTGGTGTGAGCGGTCTGCACGAAGTAGATGGAGAGCGCACCGGCCACGCCGATACCGACGACGCAGGCGATCGTGAGGAGATTGGTGTTGTCCAGACCCAGGTTGTCGGAGTGCAACGCCGTCTGGATGCGTAGCAGCACCGTCTTGCCCAGCGTCGCCACGAATGCGGCATACAGGCCACCCAAGAGCACGTAGGCGAATGCCGGCGTGCCGCGGCGCCGTGTGAACAGCAATCCGACGAAGGTGACCAGCAGCACCGAGAGCAGGACGATCAGAACGGCGATCAACTCGCGGTCACTGATCGCTTTCTGCACGCTCACGGAAGCGGCGACCGAAACGAAGACGGTCAGGCTTCCCACACAGAGCACGATCGCGAGGATCTCGCGGAGGTTCGGCGCCTGGCGGGTGACGATCGCCGTGA
Protein-coding sequences here:
- a CDS encoding DMT family transporter, with the protein product MNTSTTLESFPVIGIALAVVSAALLTVGNFLQARGVASRPQAHQAGLGVSQILSLLRTPVWLAGSVVFGVAILAQLAALAFAPLIVVQPVGVVALVFASILTAIVTRQAPNLREILAIVLCVGSLTVFVSVAASVSVQKAISDRELIAVLIVLLSVLLVTFVGLLFTRRRGTPAFAYVLLGGLYAAFVATLGKTVLLRIQTALHSDNLGLDNTNLLTIACVVGIGVAGALSIYFVQTAHTNNNPQTVVAGLTVVDPCVAVALGILLLNEAAGAPAWSFVVFAIAGAGAIWGVRLLARAQREPEAAH
- a CDS encoding RNA polymerase sigma factor codes for the protein MSSADAITGSIPASADNLPATVFEATAHNADRAFEAAITPLVPLLLRYFTRRVTPADDAADCTSETLLALWRHRSRLPQSEEERRAWAYGIARKVLANHQRGRVRRAIADDALRAAAAVPVAPVPDEAFTAAEALTLLTPRDQELVRLVVWEELSVADAGRALGIRPGTARTRYSRALSRLRETYAILDQS
- a CDS encoding GNAT family N-acetyltransferase, encoding MSTYEFSADPRRVDRVTVHHWLSDLSYWARGRTREQQDVAIDNSRNYGVYDTETGAQLGYARIVTDGATFAWLCDVFVSPEVRGSGVGKTLMAGVVADVEPLGVRRVMLATADAHGLYAQFGFEGVRSPEKYMVLGAH
- a CDS encoding PLDc N-terminal domain-containing protein, which produces MAAHNPLLPAAYDIAWSAIAAVALALTVVALIALVRSAGRLPAGLLLLWALLILFVPVVGPALWLTAGRRTNSTTSGNQPERIRSES
- a CDS encoding DNA glycosylase AlkZ-like family protein, with protein sequence MLTDRPRLVELFDFEFILEQFKPKAQRIYGYFVYPILIGDRFAGLLDAELDKKKESLVVAAVHELIPFDDEEREMVDAEIRDLGEWLGVPVVFSSGRR
- a CDS encoding VOC family protein; the protein is MPLLDHIALTVDDVPAAASQFEPVLLALGYTRSDADSIVFWTCPGESELIFYPAREPGTGPHRHGRVGWQHLAFAVASRDEVDRLHEIAVGAGWTPVRDPKTYPRFTDRYYASFVEDANGIRIEFMHNPPRDAQR
- a CDS encoding DUF2200 domain-containing protein, producing the protein MHRIFTTSFASVYPLYVAKAERKGRTKAEVDEIIEWLTGFDEGELERHRDEQTTFEEFFADAELNPRVSAITGVVCGVRVEEIEDPLMQKIRYLDKLIDELAKGKAMSKILREA